From a single Capsicum annuum cultivar UCD-10X-F1 chromosome 12, UCD10Xv1.1, whole genome shotgun sequence genomic region:
- the LOC107849971 gene encoding serine/threonine/tyrosine-protein kinase HT1-like, translated as MAKNQIKAEIDLRRMDEQLDKHLARIFGENNKKGFEECEVTKVVEEWELDPKKLKIIKFIAEGAYGSVYKGVYDGKQVAVKILDLSDEKRRTTLTKAFAQEVSIWHKLDHPNVARLIGASKKLPEVSTSGRRWKWNFAARNHSWEKHRTGYCIVVEYVSGGTLRSHLLKNSILGRRLSLNSVTKLALDVATGLSYLHSKKVVHRDVKTTNLVLDKEGRVKIIDFGVSRVEASCPTNMSAETGTIGYMAPEVLIGLPYDHKCDVYSFGICLWEIYSCSIPYSGQSPHACSAMYKSRRPEIPNTCPSALANIMKQCWDDDPKKRPEMQEVVLMLEAIDTQKKFHGCFCFK; from the coding sequence ATGGCGAAAAATCAAATTAAAGCAGAGATAGATTTGAGAAGAATGGACGAGCAACTTGATAAGCATTTGGCTCGAATTTTCggcgaaaataataaaaaagggtttGAAGAGTGCGAAGTCACGAAGGTCGTTGAAGAATGGGAGTTGGATCCCAAAAAGCTTAAAATCATCAAGTTTATTGCTGAAGGGGCGTACGGATCAGTTTACAAAGGTGTCTATGACGGAAAACAAGTTGCGGTTAAAATACTTGATCTGAGCGATGAAAAGAGAAGGACAACTCTAACAAAGGCTTTCGCTCAAGAAGTCTCTATATGGCACAAGCTTGATCACCCAAACGTCGCAAGGTTAATCGGAGCTTCGAAGAAATTGCCCGAAGTATCTACGAGCGGTAGACGATGGAAGTGGAATTTTGCTGCGAGAAATCACTCCTGGGAAAAACATCGAACTGGATACTGCATAGTGGTTGAATATGTCTCTGGAGGCACGCTAAGATCACATCTCTTGAAAAACAGTATTCTCGGGAGAAGGTTATCATTGAACTCCGTTACTAAACTAGCGTTGGATGTTGCAACAGGATTGAGTTACCTTCATTCCAAGAAAGTTGTTCACAGAGACGTAAAGACTACAAATCTAGTTCTCGACAAGGAAGGAAGGGTGAAAATAATAGACTTTGGAGTTTCTCGAGTTGAGGCTTCATGTCCCACAAACATGAGTGCCGAAACTGGCACCATAGGTTACATGGCTCCGGAGGTGCTTATTGGTCTACCGTATGATCATAAATGTGATGTCTATAGCTTCGGAATTTGTTTGTGGGAGATATATTCTTGTTCAATTCCGTATAGTGGACAAAGTCCTCAtgcatgttcagctatgtacaaGAGTCGAAGGCCAGAAATACCAAACACTTGCCCGAGTGCTCTGGCCAATATAATGAAGCAATGTTGGGACGATGACCCAAAAAAGAGGCCAGAGATGCAGGAGGTCGTACTCATGTTGGAAGCCATTGACACACAAAAGAAGTTTCATGGTTGTTTTTGTTTCAAATGA
- the LOC107850172 gene encoding cold and drought-regulated protein CORA-like, translated as MKFNNNLIILLALLCASLFLASALPVDETKANEGQLNVEKQGHGGGHHGGGGHRGGSHGGGGHGGGGHRGGGGHEGGGHGGGGHGGGHHGDGGHGK; from the exons ATGAAGTTCAATAATAACCTAATTATTCTGCTCGCACTTTTATGTGCTTCACTTTTTCTTGCTTCTGCTCTACCAGTTGATGAGACTAAAG CAAATGAAGGCCAACTAAATGTTGAAAAACAAGGCCATGGTGGCGGCCATCATGGCGGCGGCGGTCACAGAGGTGGCAGCCATGGCGGTGGGGGCCATGGAGGTGGCGGCCATCGTGGTGGTGGAGGCCACGAAGGTGGTGGTCACGGCGGTGGAGGCCACGGAGGTGGTCATCATGGTGATGGAGGCCACGGAAAATGA